From the Cryptomeria japonica chromosome 2, Sugi_1.0, whole genome shotgun sequence genome, one window contains:
- the LOC131054300 gene encoding heat shock cognate 70 kDa protein, giving the protein MGKEKAIGIDLGTTYSCVGVWENDRVEIIVNDQGNRTTPSMVAFTAKERLVGDAAKFQISSNPLNTIFDVKRLIGRQFTDSSVQADMKLWPFRVVSQKNDKPMIEVRYKSKKKLFAPEEISSMVLMKMKAIAEQYLQSEVKSAVITVPAYFSDSQRKMTKDAGRIAGLNVMRIINEPTAAAITYGFGRAKEEKKHILVFDLGGGTFDASIIVVRKGLFEVKAVGGEAHLGGEDFDNRMLTYCVQTFNNKYKTNLSRSAKALRRLRSECERAKRSLSSVVETVIDIDGLYEGHDFFLKIRRAKFEELNFDLFDQCMEVVKKCVEDAKLSKCQIDDIVLVGGSSRIPKVQEMVRDFFDGKELCRAVNPDEAIAYGAALQAAVLKKEEVHMVIVDVTPLSLGIAVSGGLMAVVVPRNTPLPTWKETSVTTPHDDQIAVSFEVYEGERPLVADNNLLGKFVLTGIRAAPARVPSIKVCVEVDEDGILSVSAHDKGSGASNEITIANEGGRLSIQEIDKMIADAEKFRREDEEEREKHVVKNALECYVSNMRKRAMKAKSEGSMDADVAKDLISTITDAEEWLDDNYSATVVELQDKLRELELKCPRLFSSKRFKFTKAEERK; this is encoded by the coding sequence CGGAGACGCTGCCAAGTTtcaaatttcttctaatcctcttaaCACCATCTTCGATGTGAAAAGACTCATTGGAAGGCAATTTACTGATTCTTCTGTGCAGGCCGACATGAAACTGTGGCCTTTCAGAGTTGTTTCGCAGAAAAATGACAAGCCAATGATCGAAGTGAGGTACAAGAGTAAGAAGAAACTCTTTGCGCCAGAGGAAATCTCATCCATGGTCTTAATGAAAATGAAAGCTATAGCTGAACAGTATCTACAAAGTGAGGTTAAAAGTGCAGTCATTACCGTACCTGCCTACTTCAGTGACTCCCAGAGGAAGATGACTAAAGACGCTGGCCGGATTGCAGGTCTAAATGTAATGCGGATCATCAATGAGCCGACCGCTGCAGCCATCACTTATGGCTTTGGTAGAGCTAAGGAAGAGAAGAAACATATTCTGGTGTTTGATCTTGGTGGAGGTACCTTCGATGCTTCTATTATTGTAGTTCGGAAAGGCTTATTTGAGGTGAAAGCAGTTGGGGGAGAGGCGCATTTGGGAGGTGAAGATTTTGACAATAGGATGCTGACCTACTGTGTCCAAACGTTCAACAATAAGTACAAAACAAATCTAAGCAGGAGTGCCAAAGCTCTTCGGCGACTGCGTTCAGAATGTGAGAGGGCAAAGAGAAGTTTATCTTCGGTGGTAGAGACTGTGATTGACATTGACGGTCTCTACGAAGGACATGATTTTTTCTTAAAGATCAGGAGAGCAAAGTTTGAAGAGCTCAACTTTGATTTATTTGATCAGTGTATGGAAGTTGTGAAGAAATGTGTGGAAGATGCCAAGTTGAGTAAGTGCCAAATTGACGATATTGTATTAGTAGGGGGTTCCTCTCGGATACCAAAGGTGCAGGAAATGGTTCGAGATTTCTTCGATGGGAAGGAGCTCTGCAGAGCTGTAAATCCTGACGAGGCAATCGCTTACGGTGCTGCGCTTCAGGCAGCTGTGCTCAAGAAGGAGGAAGTTCACATGGTTATAGTGGATGTCACGCCTTTGAGTCTTGGAATCGCAGTGTCTGGTGGTCTGATGGCTGTAGTTGTTCCGCGGAATACCCCACTTCCAACTTGGAAGGAGACATCCGTCACCACGCCGCATGACGACCAGATAGCTGTAAGTTTTGAAGTTTACGAAGGTGAAAGACCATTGGTTGCAGACAACAATCTTTTAGGAAAATTTGTATTGACAGGGATTCGCGCTGCCCCGGCTAGAGTGCCAAGTATTAAAGTTTGCGTTGAAGTAGATGAAGATGGAATTCTGAGCGTTTCAGCCCACGACAAGGGTAGTGGAGCAAGCAATGAGATTACCATTGCTAATGAAGGTGGGAGACTGAGCATTCAAGAGATTGATAAAATGATTGCGGACGCAGAAAAATTTCGCAGGGAGGACGAAGAAGAGAGGGAAAAGCATGTTGTCAAAAATGCCCTTGAATGTTACGTGTCGAACATGAGAAAGAGGGCGATGAAAGCAAAGAGTGAAGGCTCCATGGACGCTGATGTAGCAAAAGATCTTATATCAACGATCACTGACGCTGAGGAATGGTTAGATGACAACTACTCTGCTACAGTGGTTGAACTGCAAGACAAATTGAGAGAATTGGAGTTGAAATGTCCTCGTTTGTTTTCGTCCAAGCGGTTTAAGTTTACTAAAGCAGAGGAACGGAAATAA